In Syntrophales bacterium, a single genomic region encodes these proteins:
- a CDS encoding DUF167 domain-containing protein has product MLDIIETTEGIIFNIRVLPRSSRSGVAGIRNGALKIKITAPALEGRANEACIAFLADLFGVPRKSVSILGGLKSKNKRVFVAGLTRAAMEPMTGKL; this is encoded by the coding sequence GTGCTTGACATTATCGAAACGACAGAGGGAATCATCTTCAACATACGGGTTCTTCCCCGTTCGTCACGGTCGGGAGTCGCCGGAATCCGGAATGGAGCGCTGAAAATAAAAATAACAGCCCCGGCCCTGGAGGGAAGGGCGAATGAAGCCTGTATCGCATTTCTTGCCGACCTGTTCGGGGTTCCCAGAAAAAGCGTTTCAATCCTCGGCGGATTGAAAAGCAAAAACAAGCGGGTTTTTGTTGCCGGATTGACCAGGGCGGCGATGGAACCCATGACCGGGAAACTATGA
- the murJ gene encoding murein biosynthesis integral membrane protein MurJ, with amino-acid sequence MNSTAPPQNEGLNPPDSERSQVARAAGVVGAATFLSRIFGFLRDMVVAAYFGAGMATDAFFVAFRIPNLLRSLLAEGSLTIAFVPVFTEYLKTKSREDALKLANVAFTLLSIILAVLSVAGILFAPWIVRVIAWGFASSPEHFDLTVYLTRLMFPYIFFIALVALCMGILNSLHHFAVPALSPVVLNLSIIAAAVFLRGLFHEPVAALALGVLTGGVLQLLMQFPTLARMGAPFRPDFTFSHPGVRKIGILMIPAVFGAAVYQVNIFVGTLLASFLPTGSVSYLYYADRIVQLPLGVFALAVGTAALPSFSRHAAMNEIDEFRKTISFALRVIFFITIPCMTGLFVLREPIISVLFQRGAFDVVSAAMTADALLFYTVGLWAFSGIKVMVSAFYSLKDTATPVKIAFVAFIVNVCASLLLMGPMAHRGLALAISIASSVNIVILFLVLRKRIGPFLEPEFGTSLMRCLGASLVMGAAMAALLVIVGWDINGPLSVRLLTLIAAMVTGIAVFIPTALVLKSGEMIFLRDRLRGFFTG; translated from the coding sequence ATGAACAGTACCGCCCCCCCCCAGAATGAAGGTCTGAACCCGCCTGATTCTGAGCGGTCCCAGGTGGCCCGGGCCGCCGGTGTGGTGGGGGCGGCAACCTTTCTCAGCCGCATATTCGGCTTCTTGCGGGACATGGTGGTGGCGGCTTATTTCGGGGCGGGTATGGCCACGGACGCCTTTTTTGTGGCCTTCAGGATCCCCAATCTCCTCCGCAGCCTCCTTGCCGAGGGGTCCCTTACCATTGCCTTTGTGCCTGTTTTCACTGAATACCTGAAAACGAAATCACGGGAAGACGCCCTGAAGCTCGCCAATGTCGCCTTCACCCTCCTGTCGATCATTCTGGCCGTCCTTTCCGTGGCCGGCATCCTGTTCGCCCCCTGGATAGTCAGGGTCATTGCCTGGGGATTTGCTTCATCGCCGGAGCACTTCGATCTGACCGTGTACCTGACCCGACTCATGTTCCCCTACATATTTTTCATAGCCCTGGTAGCGCTGTGCATGGGCATTCTAAACTCACTCCACCATTTCGCCGTACCGGCCCTTTCCCCGGTGGTACTCAACCTGTCCATAATCGCCGCCGCCGTGTTTCTGCGGGGACTGTTTCATGAGCCTGTGGCGGCCCTTGCCCTGGGAGTACTCACAGGCGGTGTTCTCCAACTGCTGATGCAGTTTCCCACCCTGGCCCGCATGGGCGCCCCCTTCCGACCGGACTTCACCTTCAGTCACCCCGGTGTCAGGAAAATCGGCATTCTCATGATCCCCGCCGTATTCGGTGCCGCCGTGTACCAGGTCAACATCTTTGTGGGAACGCTCCTCGCGTCCTTTCTTCCCACCGGCAGCGTCTCCTACCTCTACTATGCCGACCGGATCGTCCAACTCCCCCTGGGTGTATTCGCTCTTGCCGTGGGAACGGCGGCGCTGCCCAGCTTTTCCCGTCATGCCGCCATGAATGAGATCGATGAGTTCAGAAAAACCATTTCCTTTGCCCTGAGGGTTATCTTTTTCATAACCATTCCCTGCATGACAGGACTGTTCGTTCTGCGTGAGCCCATCATATCGGTCCTGTTTCAGCGGGGTGCCTTCGATGTCGTTTCAGCGGCCATGACGGCAGACGCGTTGCTCTTCTATACGGTTGGCCTCTGGGCTTTCTCGGGAATCAAGGTGATGGTCTCGGCATTCTACTCCCTCAAGGACACGGCGACGCCCGTGAAAATCGCTTTTGTCGCCTTCATCGTCAACGTCTGCGCAAGTCTCCTGCTCATGGGACCCATGGCCCACAGGGGCCTCGCACTGGCCATATCCATCGCATCATCAGTGAACATCGTGATCCTTTTTCTGGTGCTGCGCAAAAGGATCGGTCCCTTCCTTGAGCCGGAATTCGGTACTTCGCTCATGCGGTGCCTGGGGGCGTCCCTTGTCATGGGGGCCGCCATGGCGGCCCTGTTGGTGATCGTGGGATGGGACATAAACGGCCCGCTTTCGGTCCGGCTCCTGACGCTCATAGCGGCCATGGTAACGGGAATCGCCGTCTTTATCCCGACGGCCCTGGTCCTCAAAAGCGGTGAAATGATCTTCTTGCGCGACCGTCTGCGGGGATTTTTCACCGGATAA
- the proC gene encoding pyrroline-5-carboxylate reductase, translated as MITDKKIAVIGAGNMGDVIVGALVSTCGVHPEQLTVTDVDVRRLEIFAARYQVATATGNAEAARESDVVILAVKPRIIEPVLTELAAIPPTGLVVSIAAGVSLKTIETILGPRSRVVRVMPNTPSLVGEGAAALAPGTNASGEDMDLVRAMFEPLGMTVTVDESLMDAVTGLSGSGPAYCFIIIEALTDAGVKMGLDRDTALKLAAQTMRGAATLCLQDDRTPSQLKDMVTSPGGTTIEGIKALEKGALRATIMDAVEAAVLRSRALGGKT; from the coding sequence ATGATCACAGACAAGAAAATCGCCGTCATCGGCGCGGGCAACATGGGGGATGTCATCGTCGGCGCCCTTGTTTCCACCTGCGGGGTGCACCCGGAACAGCTCACCGTGACCGATGTTGACGTCAGGCGCCTGGAAATTTTCGCCGCCCGCTACCAGGTCGCAACAGCAACGGGCAATGCCGAGGCGGCCCGGGAATCGGATGTCGTGATTCTTGCCGTCAAGCCCCGGATCATAGAGCCGGTTCTCACTGAGCTGGCGGCGATCCCCCCGACGGGACTGGTTGTGTCCATAGCGGCCGGCGTTTCCCTTAAAACGATCGAAACAATCCTGGGTCCCCGAAGCAGGGTTGTACGGGTCATGCCCAACACGCCCTCCCTGGTGGGCGAAGGCGCGGCGGCCCTGGCCCCGGGAACGAACGCTTCCGGGGAAGATATGGACCTGGTCCGCGCTATGTTCGAGCCGCTGGGTATGACGGTAACCGTCGACGAATCACTCATGGACGCCGTCACCGGCCTGAGCGGAAGCGGACCGGCCTACTGCTTCATCATCATCGAGGCTCTCACCGACGCGGGCGTCAAGATGGGGCTGGACCGGGACACGGCACTCAAGCTGGCGGCTCAGACCATGCGGGGGGCGGCGACATTGTGCCTCCAGGACGACAGAACGCCGTCGCAGCTTAAGGACATGGTCACCTCCCCGGGAGGGACAACGATCGAAGGTATCAAGGCTCTCGAGAAGGGTGCCCTGCGAGCTACCATCATGGACGCCGTGGAAGCGGCCGTCCTTCGATCCCGGGCCCTGGGAGGGAAAACCTGA
- a CDS encoding YggT family protein — protein sequence MFVLANFVEATARVVQVGLTLYMWVVIIRALLSWVNPDPYNPIVRTLHRVTEPVLYRVRRLIPTAGLGIDLSPVIVILAIFFLQSFLVKTLLQIALALR from the coding sequence ATGTTCGTACTGGCAAATTTTGTCGAAGCGACAGCACGGGTCGTCCAGGTCGGCCTGACCCTGTATATGTGGGTCGTCATCATCCGGGCTCTTCTTTCATGGGTTAACCCCGACCCCTACAACCCCATTGTGAGAACACTCCACCGGGTGACAGAGCCGGTCCTGTACCGGGTGCGTCGACTCATTCCCACGGCCGGCCTCGGCATCGATCTATCACCGGTCATCGTTATTCTTGCAATCTTCTTCCTGCAGAGCTTCCTGGTCAAGACACTGCTCCAGATAGCCCTTGCCCTCAGATAG